The DNA window GGTCGTCTCGCAGCGCGTCGTGGTGATGCTGGAGGACAAGCTCCAGCGGGTCTACACCTGGCGCGAGGTCAGGGCCGCGATGGAGCTGGACAACCGGCTGCTGGGCACGCTGCTCGCGCTGTTCGGCGCGGTCGGGCTGGTGGCCGCCGCGCTGGCGCTGGCCAACGCGGCCGGCGGCCGGGTGCTCACCCAGCTCCGCGACCTGGCCACGCTGAAGTCCCTGGGCTTCACCAGGGGCCAGGTGGCGCTGCTGCTGCTCGTGGAGCACGGCGCGCTCGGCCTGCTCGGGGTCGTGGCCGGCGCGGTGGCCGGCTGGGGCCTGATGGCGATGATGCTGGGCCCGTCCTCCGTCGCCCCCGCGCCGGTGCTCGCCATCGTGGGAGGCACGGCGCTGGCCGTGCTCGCCGCCGTCGGCGTGCCCGCCTGGCGCGGCGGCCGGACGCCGCCGATCCCCGACGTGCCCTCCGGGCCGCCGCGGGGCCGGCTGTCGCGGCTGGCGCGCCTGGCCCTCCTCGTACGCCTCCCGCCGGCGCTGGTGCTCGGCACCCGTGACGCCTTCACCCGGCGGACGCCGGCGTTCCTGACGGCGTTCGGGCTGGCCGTCCCGATGATGATGATCACCATCGGGCTGGGCGTGTGGGCCACGCTGGACGACTTCGCCGACCATCCCGAGCAGGTCGGCCAGCACGCCTCCCTGTACGTCCGCGCCGGCAAGGTCGAGCCGGCCGAGGCCAAGCGCATGGCCGAGAGCGACCCCGGGGTGGCCGCGGTCTATCCGGGCACCGAGGTCAACGCCCTGGCGCCCGGCGAGGCCCGTTCCGTACGGGTGCGGGCGATCGGCGCGTCGTCCCGGCCGTACCCGTTCCCCGTGGTCGAGGGGCGGATGTACGGCCGTCCAGGCGAGGCCGTCGCCGGGCAGGGCCTGCTGGACCTGCTGGGGCTCGAGATCGGCGACCGGGTGCGCCTCACCGTGGGCGGGACGCCGCTGATCGTCAGGATCGTCGGCCGCAACGTCGAGCCCGACCAGGACGGCGAGGTGCTGTCGGTCGGGCTGGACAGCCTGTCGGCCAAGGACTCGGTGCCGCCCGAGTTCTACGCGCTGGCCCTCAAGCCGGACGCGGACACCGCCGAGGTGCGCGGCAGGCTGCTGGCCCAGTCGGGCGAGGGCCTGGAGGTGCAGGAGGTGGTCAACCCGGCCGACCGGCTGTCGATCATCAGGGTGATCATCGTGGCGCTGATCGGGGTGCTGGCCCTCATCGGGCTGGCCAACCTGCTCACCGCGAGCGCGATCGGCCTGCGTGACCACGCCTTCGACCTGGCCGTGCTGAAGGCCATGGGGCTGACGCCGCGCCAGGTCATGGCGACGCTCGTGACCGCCACGGGCCTGCTGGTGGTGCTGGGGGTCGGCGCGGGCGCCGCGGCGGGGATGTCGGTGGTGACGAGCCTCATCGATCTGCAGGGCGACACGAGCGGGGTGGGGGCGGGCATCGGCCGCGCCCCCTCGGCCCTGACGTTGACGATCGCCGTGCTGACGGCGGTGGGCGCGGCCCTCGCGGTGGCGCTCATCCCCGCGCGCCGCGCGGCCCGTGCCCAGGTGCCGGTCACCTCTCGCTGACGACCTGCGCGGACTCCCTGCGGGCGGCCGCGCCGCGCTTGAGGCTGAACCAGTAGAAGCCGTGGCCGGGCAGCGTCAGCAGGTAGGGGAGCTCGCCGACCGTCGGGAACTGCACGCCGCCGCGCGCCTCGACCGGCGTCATCCCCTCGAACCTGCGCAGGTCCAGCTCCACCGGCTGCGGGTACTTCGACAGGTTGTTGACGCACAGCATCACGTCATCGCGCTCCTCGCGGATGAACGTGAGCACCGACGGGTTCGACGACCACATTTCCGTGTAGGCGCCGGTGCCGAAGACCGGGTGCTTGCGCCGGATCTGCAGCATCTTGCGGGTGAACTGCAGCAGGGAGCCCTCGTGGCGCTGCTGGGCCTCCACGTTGACCGCCTGGAAGCCGTAGATCGGGTCCATGACGGCCGGCAGGTAGAGCCGCCCGGGGTCGGCCGTGGAGAAGCCCGCGTTGCGGTCGGGGCTCCACTGCATCGGCGTGCGGACCGCGTCGCGGTCCTCCAGCCAGATGTTGTCGCCCATGCCGATCTCGTCGCCGTAGTAGATGATCGGCGAGCCGGGCAGCGACAGCAGCAGGGCGGTGAACAGCTCGATGCGGTCGCGGTCGTTGTCGAGCAGCGGCGCCAGGCGGCGGCGGATGCCGAGGTAGGCGCGCATGCGCGGGTCCTTGGCGTACTCGCTGTGCATGTAGTCGCGCTCTTCCTCGGTCACCGTCTCGAGCGTGAGCTCGTCGTGGTTGCGGAGGAAGATGCCCCACTGGGCGTGCTCGGGCAGCTTGGGCGTGCGCGACATGATCTCGGAGATCGGCTCGCGGGTCTCCTTCTTCACCGCCATGTAGATGCGTGGCATCAGCGGGAAGTGGAAGGCCATGTGGCATTCGTCGCCGCCGGTGGTGGGGTCGCCGAAGTACTCGACGACGTCCTCGGGCCAGCCGTTGGCCTCGGCCAGCAGCACCCGGTCGGGGTAGAGGCGGTCGACCTCGGAACGGATGCGCTTGAGGTACTGGTGGGTCTCCGGCAGGCCGGAGCAGGCGGTGCCCTCCCGCTCGAACAGGTAGGGGACCGCGTCCAGGCGGAAGCCGTCGATGCCCAGGTCGAGCCAGAAGCGCAGGACCTCCAGCATCGCTTCCTGGACCGCCGGGTTGTCGTAGTTGAGGTCCGGCTGGTGGTGGAAGAAGCGGTGCCAGTAGTACTGCTTGCGCACCGGGTCGTAGGTCCAGTTGGACTCCTCGGCGCCGATGAAGATGATCGGCGCGTCGGGATAGCCGGTGGGGTCGTCCGACCACACGTAGAAGTCGCCGTACGGCCCCTCGGGGTCGTGCCGCGACGCCTGGAACCAAGGATGTTTGTCGCTGGTGTGGTTCATCACGAGGTCGGTGATGATCCGCAGGCCGCGCTCGTGGGCGGCCTCGATCAGCTGGACGAAGTCCCCGAGATCCCCGAAGTCAGGAAGGATCTTCATGTAGTCGGAGATGTCATAGCCGCCGTCACGCAGCGGCGACTCGTACAGCGGCAGCAGCCACAGACAGTCGACGCCGAGCCATTCGAGATAGCCGAGCTTCTCGATGAGCCCGCGAAGGTCGCCGGTGCCGTCGCCGTTGGAGTCCTTGAACCCCCGGACGAGGACCTCGTAGAACACCGCCCGCTTGTACCAGGCTGGATCCTCCGAGACGAATGCCTCGGAGATCGGCTCCGGCGTTGGGGATGCGTTGATCATATGTCGCTCACAGGAAGAGATGTGGGCAGGACGAAGTCACCGGTTCCCCGGCGTTCTTGATTGGTGACCGCGCCGCCTGGAGTCGTCATCCCTGCGAACTCCATGCCCTAGAACGAGGTCGGATTTGTGATCCGGTTGCCCGTTTGTGCGGCGCTTACGGGCCGAACACTACCAGCCCGTCGGCTTTCCGGAACCCGCTTCTGCTGTGCCGGGTGTAATACCCGCGAGATC is part of the Nonomuraea coxensis DSM 45129 genome and encodes:
- a CDS encoding ABC transporter permease, with product MSTALAGSRWIRADLRARKGQAVLTVLAVAGIVAALITAATLLEEGTNPWRSLFARTDGAHVWLYTDDSPDVSLTGIDGVTRIAGPYRSAPVTVAQDGKKEPAALRAMPATPPGVARPVVAEGRWLDPAQPDGVVVERSFAESLRLRVGAPFTIIALSGGRHTLYVRGIADSAEQGFYPQWTPGLAYVLPLMLDRIEPMLGRSEWVTGLRLADPDATQVVSQRVVVMLEDKLQRVYTWREVRAAMELDNRLLGTLLALFGAVGLVAAALALANAAGGRVLTQLRDLATLKSLGFTRGQVALLLLVEHGALGLLGVVAGAVAGWGLMAMMLGPSSVAPAPVLAIVGGTALAVLAAVGVPAWRGGRTPPIPDVPSGPPRGRLSRLARLALLVRLPPALVLGTRDAFTRRTPAFLTAFGLAVPMMMITIGLGVWATLDDFADHPEQVGQHASLYVRAGKVEPAEAKRMAESDPGVAAVYPGTEVNALAPGEARSVRVRAIGASSRPYPFPVVEGRMYGRPGEAVAGQGLLDLLGLEIGDRVRLTVGGTPLIVRIVGRNVEPDQDGEVLSVGLDSLSAKDSVPPEFYALALKPDADTAEVRGRLLAQSGEGLEVQEVVNPADRLSIIRVIIVALIGVLALIGLANLLTASAIGLRDHAFDLAVLKAMGLTPRQVMATLVTATGLLVVLGVGAGAAAGMSVVTSLIDLQGDTSGVGAGIGRAPSALTLTIAVLTAVGAALAVALIPARRAARAQVPVTSR
- the treS gene encoding maltose alpha-D-glucosyltransferase, with protein sequence MINASPTPEPISEAFVSEDPAWYKRAVFYEVLVRGFKDSNGDGTGDLRGLIEKLGYLEWLGVDCLWLLPLYESPLRDGGYDISDYMKILPDFGDLGDFVQLIEAAHERGLRIITDLVMNHTSDKHPWFQASRHDPEGPYGDFYVWSDDPTGYPDAPIIFIGAEESNWTYDPVRKQYYWHRFFHHQPDLNYDNPAVQEAMLEVLRFWLDLGIDGFRLDAVPYLFEREGTACSGLPETHQYLKRIRSEVDRLYPDRVLLAEANGWPEDVVEYFGDPTTGGDECHMAFHFPLMPRIYMAVKKETREPISEIMSRTPKLPEHAQWGIFLRNHDELTLETVTEEERDYMHSEYAKDPRMRAYLGIRRRLAPLLDNDRDRIELFTALLLSLPGSPIIYYGDEIGMGDNIWLEDRDAVRTPMQWSPDRNAGFSTADPGRLYLPAVMDPIYGFQAVNVEAQQRHEGSLLQFTRKMLQIRRKHPVFGTGAYTEMWSSNPSVLTFIREERDDVMLCVNNLSKYPQPVELDLRRFEGMTPVEARGGVQFPTVGELPYLLTLPGHGFYWFSLKRGAAARRESAQVVSER